From the Oleiharenicola lentus genome, one window contains:
- a CDS encoding TonB-dependent receptor plug domain-containing protein encodes MLRDHASSRRFLRASFLLPFAAALAGWPDLVGQTSRPASSPASPAPGEEVVQLSPFTVTADGSDSYTALNTNSVTRFRSELAKLPVSADVFTEKFMEDIAALSIEDMVVEYGTGTGIGGANPSGTAEANRPGDRAANVNIKIRGLDSGQMRVNSFGAGGIDDTFAVERVDVVRGPQSLLNGGVGGGGVTNSVTKRARFESRLARFQIRTDDNGSLRGVADYGFGTKRFAIRLAALNEDMRYSRTLLSTRSEGYYGQIAVLATPATTLRVEAAMKKSDTVNSSTGTTLNAPAATINGVRLPADPRNGQRLRLLIAQGQVSDILGGNVTWDNADSFRGVYFGQDRDNVRYEGSVEHRFGSWGTLELAAMMDLSSMDRGETNDFTNLVAPLRNNNPHNAWAIGYTPANTHESFRRRGYRGNFVAEFELFDGKAKTQAILGAQYETVYNRRRQQTYFLADASGAIIVNQAQINNANVGRTIIPVQWFALTDGPQATMPFPRRAPEIALANGQKYILAERVFLGELPQTQNNPLGVRGTGSFWDQYNYTDSYFAAFSTDWFGDRFTSLLGYRRNNVENKRYERTDFKRSVNNPGSINLGFNFKLNESLRPYYGYSNAYNPPDIVQFGPDGEVTRTSKSVGHELGVKFTPPSGWFSGSFSLYSVDSQDEQVSIPTDVRQDVNPPGINGENQPTQNWINVDRTSRGAELILTAKPARNWDSRLTLSYTDGTVGSDKSYPIFYNDQFHTNGSGGVTYSDGSPLLVTLDPSQQANATAPRTQLTIAMMNDPANPYFAVLDPDSGRITNAAALRLNTTNAAGATVGTGRTGLSLSAHQLRFTDPNGNGGVLVVAKAGEPTSGYAQYSANLSNSYRFAEGPLRGLTVGGSALFRAGDRTYAYTQVIRDAAGVATGTERRMLSLGDSFRVNAFVSYRIKLGKRYEWVTQLNVSNVLDDHGIVILPNENTGDPRTARYLTEPRSWAWTNTLSF; translated from the coding sequence ATGCTTCGCGACCACGCATCCTCCCGCCGTTTTCTGCGCGCTTCCTTTCTCCTGCCCTTTGCCGCCGCTCTCGCGGGATGGCCCGACCTCGTCGGCCAGACTTCCCGCCCGGCCTCTTCCCCGGCGAGTCCCGCACCGGGGGAGGAGGTCGTTCAACTAAGCCCCTTCACGGTTACGGCGGACGGCAGCGACAGCTACACGGCGCTGAACACCAACTCCGTGACCCGCTTCCGCTCGGAACTAGCCAAGCTGCCGGTCTCCGCCGACGTCTTCACGGAAAAATTCATGGAAGACATCGCGGCGCTTTCCATTGAGGACATGGTGGTGGAGTATGGCACGGGCACGGGTATCGGCGGCGCCAACCCGTCGGGCACCGCGGAGGCCAACCGCCCCGGCGATCGCGCGGCGAACGTCAATATCAAGATCCGCGGCCTCGATTCCGGCCAGATGCGCGTGAACTCATTCGGCGCCGGTGGCATCGACGACACGTTCGCGGTCGAGCGGGTCGACGTGGTGCGGGGCCCGCAATCGCTGCTCAACGGCGGAGTGGGCGGTGGCGGTGTCACTAACTCTGTCACCAAGCGGGCGCGCTTCGAGTCGCGCCTGGCGCGCTTCCAAATCCGGACGGACGACAACGGTTCGCTGCGCGGCGTGGCCGACTATGGCTTCGGCACGAAGCGCTTTGCCATCCGGCTCGCGGCACTCAACGAGGACATGCGCTACTCGCGCACGCTGCTGAGCACGCGCTCGGAGGGTTATTACGGCCAGATCGCGGTGCTTGCGACCCCCGCGACCACGCTTCGCGTGGAGGCGGCGATGAAGAAGTCGGACACGGTGAATTCCAGCACCGGCACGACGCTCAACGCTCCGGCGGCCACCATCAACGGCGTGCGCCTGCCCGCCGACCCGCGGAACGGCCAGCGCCTCCGGCTCCTGATCGCCCAGGGCCAGGTGAGCGATATCCTCGGGGGCAACGTTACTTGGGACAACGCCGACAGCTTCCGGGGCGTGTATTTCGGCCAGGATCGCGACAACGTCCGCTACGAGGGTTCCGTCGAGCATCGCTTCGGCAGTTGGGGCACCCTCGAGCTGGCGGCCATGATGGACCTTAGCTCCATGGATCGCGGTGAGACCAATGACTTCACGAATCTCGTCGCGCCGCTGCGGAACAACAATCCCCACAACGCGTGGGCGATCGGCTACACCCCGGCCAACACCCACGAAAGTTTCCGGCGCCGCGGCTACCGCGGCAACTTTGTCGCCGAGTTCGAGCTGTTCGACGGCAAGGCCAAGACCCAGGCGATCTTGGGTGCGCAGTATGAGACCGTCTACAACCGCCGCCGCCAGCAGACCTACTTCCTGGCGGACGCCAGCGGCGCCATCATCGTCAACCAGGCCCAGATCAACAACGCCAACGTCGGCCGCACCATTATCCCCGTGCAGTGGTTTGCCCTGACCGATGGTCCGCAGGCGACGATGCCGTTTCCGCGCCGGGCCCCCGAGATCGCGCTGGCCAACGGACAGAAATACATCCTGGCCGAACGCGTCTTCCTGGGCGAACTGCCGCAGACCCAGAACAACCCGCTCGGCGTGCGCGGCACGGGTTCGTTCTGGGACCAGTATAATTACACGGACTCCTATTTCGCCGCGTTCTCGACCGACTGGTTTGGCGACCGCTTCACCAGCCTGCTGGGCTACCGGCGCAACAACGTCGAGAACAAGCGCTACGAGCGCACGGATTTCAAACGCTCGGTCAACAACCCCGGTTCGATCAACCTGGGGTTCAATTTCAAGCTGAACGAGAGCCTGCGGCCGTATTACGGCTATTCCAACGCCTACAATCCGCCCGACATTGTGCAGTTTGGCCCCGACGGAGAAGTCACGCGCACATCAAAAAGCGTGGGGCATGAACTCGGCGTGAAATTCACCCCGCCGTCCGGCTGGTTTTCCGGCTCGTTCAGCCTTTACTCCGTCGACTCCCAAGATGAGCAGGTGTCGATCCCGACCGATGTGCGGCAGGATGTTAATCCCCCTGGGATCAACGGCGAAAATCAGCCGACCCAGAACTGGATCAACGTCGACCGCACCTCGCGCGGCGCCGAGCTCATCCTCACCGCCAAGCCAGCGCGGAACTGGGACTCGCGCCTGACACTGTCCTACACCGACGGCACCGTCGGCTCGGACAAATCGTATCCGATTTTCTACAATGACCAGTTCCACACGAACGGCAGCGGTGGCGTGACCTATTCGGATGGTTCCCCGCTTCTGGTCACGCTGGACCCGTCGCAGCAGGCCAATGCGACCGCCCCGCGCACGCAGCTGACGATCGCGATGATGAACGACCCGGCGAACCCGTATTTCGCCGTGCTTGATCCCGATAGCGGCCGGATCACCAATGCCGCCGCCCTCCGCCTCAACACGACCAATGCGGCCGGCGCCACGGTCGGCACCGGGCGCACCGGCCTGTCTCTCAGCGCGCACCAGCTCCGTTTCACTGATCCGAACGGCAACGGGGGCGTGCTCGTGGTGGCCAAGGCCGGTGAGCCGACCTCAGGCTACGCCCAATACTCGGCCAACCTGAGCAACAGCTACCGTTTCGCCGAAGGGCCGCTACGCGGGCTTACGGTCGGCGGCAGCGCCCTGTTCCGCGCCGGCGATCGCACATACGCTTACACGCAGGTGATCCGCGACGCCGCCGGGGTTGCGACCGGCACCGAGCGGCGCATGCTCTCGCTGGGTGACTCCTTCCGGGTGAACGCCTTTGTTTCCTACCGGATCAAGCTCGGCAAGCGCTACGAGTGGGTCACGCAGCTAAACGTCAGCAATGTGCTGGATGACCACGGCATCGTGATCCTCCCGAACGAGAACACGGGCGATCCGCGCACGGCCCGTTATCTTACGGAACCGCGCAGCTGGGCGTGGACCAACACCCTGTCGTTCTGA
- a CDS encoding family 16 glycoside hydrolase, which yields MTRSRFKLPLVAALALAGAAGLLRGQGAAPGELILQEDFSRHAVYTKEPLPLQPGWSARVAHGTWTRTAEGVQSTWEKGHSPVLVLEGEFGDCIIEVDFRYRAEPGKWAACRVSATNPVLFPRGYAASAWANVDFKSRGRGLVLENDVWSGPIARVAYKKAEFAPDVWHTLQLRLIGRKGSAACNGVRVSGSHDRFDLPKTTIWLGTGQSPHELRNLRVYAVRPIPSAPAATTP from the coding sequence ATGACGCGGTCCCGGTTCAAACTTCCCTTGGTCGCGGCGCTCGCCCTCGCGGGCGCCGCCGGTCTCCTGCGCGGCCAGGGGGCCGCACCGGGCGAGCTGATCCTGCAGGAGGATTTCTCCCGCCACGCCGTCTACACGAAGGAGCCGCTGCCCCTGCAACCCGGCTGGAGCGCGCGAGTGGCTCACGGAACCTGGACCCGCACGGCCGAAGGCGTGCAGAGCACATGGGAAAAGGGACACAGTCCGGTCCTCGTGCTGGAGGGCGAGTTTGGGGACTGCATCATCGAGGTGGATTTCCGCTATCGGGCCGAGCCGGGGAAATGGGCGGCGTGCCGCGTGTCGGCGACCAACCCCGTCCTGTTCCCCCGCGGCTACGCGGCGTCGGCGTGGGCCAACGTGGACTTCAAGTCCCGGGGACGCGGCCTCGTGCTGGAAAACGACGTCTGGAGCGGGCCCATTGCCCGCGTGGCCTACAAGAAGGCGGAGTTCGCCCCGGATGTCTGGCACACCCTGCAACTCCGGCTGATCGGGCGGAAGGGCTCGGCCGCTTGCAATGGCGTGCGCGTTTCCGGTTCCCACGACCGCTTCGATCTGCCGAAGACGACCATCTGGCTCGGCACGGGCCAGAGCCCGCACGAATTGCGCAACCTGCGCGTCTATGCGGTGCGCCCGATCCCCTCGGCGCCGGCGGCCACCACGCCATGA
- a CDS encoding family 16 glycoside hydrolase, protein MSPSLSPFAKTLRLASWLGAGLCLVPSAMPQAVEPGELLLAEDFRRHDSYTRERLPLNRGWQARVAHGIWTRTPDGVQSLETPGHQPVLVVEGSFGDVVVELEFRYRAEPGKWAACRVSATHTELQPRSYAASVWANVDYHSRAVGLVLEHDQWSGTVTQVARTMTEITPDTWHKLRFTIVGDRATASLDGKEIKGSFPTFAGPKNSLWLATGLSAHELRRLRVYAARPAAGSAAAHPLNGISGAGLPHSELPVTVAVTRSPASDSLAAPPQSAAHFQPQTKP, encoded by the coding sequence ATGAGCCCTTCCCTATCTCCTTTTGCGAAGACGCTCCGCCTCGCCTCGTGGCTGGGGGCAGGCCTCTGCCTCGTGCCGAGCGCAATGCCCCAGGCGGTCGAGCCCGGCGAACTGCTGCTCGCCGAGGACTTCCGCCGCCACGATTCTTACACCAGGGAGCGGCTTCCGCTGAACCGCGGCTGGCAGGCGCGCGTCGCCCACGGGATTTGGACGCGGACGCCCGACGGCGTGCAGAGCCTCGAGACGCCGGGACACCAGCCCGTGCTGGTAGTCGAGGGATCATTCGGTGACGTCGTCGTCGAGTTGGAGTTCCGCTATCGCGCCGAACCCGGCAAATGGGCCGCCTGCCGCGTGTCCGCCACGCATACCGAGCTCCAGCCTCGCTCGTATGCGGCGTCGGTGTGGGCGAACGTCGACTACCACTCGCGCGCCGTGGGCCTCGTTCTCGAACATGACCAGTGGTCCGGCACGGTCACGCAGGTGGCGCGCACGATGACGGAGATCACGCCGGACACCTGGCACAAATTACGTTTCACGATCGTCGGCGACCGCGCCACCGCTTCCCTCGACGGCAAGGAGATCAAGGGCAGCTTCCCGACTTTCGCCGGCCCAAAAAACTCCCTCTGGCTGGCCACCGGACTCAGCGCGCATGAGTTGCGTCGGCTCCGCGTTTATGCCGCGCGACCCGCGGCCGGATCGGCGGCCGCGCACCCGCTCAACGGCATAAGCGGTGCCGGCCTTCCCCACTCGGAATTGCCCGTCACGGTGGCCGTGACCCGATCGCCGGCTTCGGATTCCTTGGCCGCGCCGCCGCAGTCAGCGGCCCATTTCCAACCCCAAACGAAACCATGA
- a CDS encoding TonB-dependent siderophore receptor gives MNTYRQITRSHRPLGLGLLLMLGTSLTAQTSNAPAPAGSTPDDEVVQLSPFVVEAESGWSANETLSATRTKQALKDVPINIDAITADFMEDLNIGRADEVISFIAGVFVPGLMENDNQQDNLAFRGLAQRGNLSRNYFRWYAPSDTYNVERIDFGKGSNSLIFGEGEPGGQGTVFTKRAQFRNFGKLFMQVNDEGAYRVQLDVNRKLRDNLAVRFNAVERIEKTFQDASEFGLSGMTGTVTWEPFKDTQIRVEYEKGDFESSRGYAGVSIREISGRSRAFQGGVTYTSDNEYFYSAATSRPLVPNTDFTHPAVNGVTVYRLRSSNPDLASGNRPSGATLSLLEGSYIDVIMRNAAGQNVGVKRFDGLPKHYNIRGAFDRQGRPFTAFTTTIEQKIGDVALELAYNRQAQQQERTDNVFSNTIGVEVNGRPFIESTLDNKTFETLTHAFRATAVYNWDHFKNFQQLIVVSAEYLEDNVLNNRWIYANTAFVDQGLATDLSSLDRARIRLYLDDPQFYSRELFDRLKAPVMPTLPGLVTIKPIRRQDFISADARSGDGTRWRQASAASVSMSGNYFGGKLQSLVGLRRDFNRVWDWKSPRREGPYREDVFTVVKNKAEAGDYVENKNLRTATTSISTGLTYRLTRNINLYGTYSESFLFQDAFTFDKVRIGPAQGETKEIGIKGNLWDDRLAVTFGMFEIDRVNSIKSFDGVGPDLNADELEDLMNPNNLLPTDPQWKGAMRDRNSASRNYLSTESSKGFDVTLMARPLDGLQLRLTLAMADVKGVPDLGSLRGYYDAAVTRGNESPVLLADVKQLLEMIDLPNRPTGARAAKWSASWVADYSFSRDAGRILRGVRVGVNGSWRDNYLLGRTASGLDVEGGQTHLVNAYIMRDQKLWGQKVRVRLGVKNLTDLENGDYRKTSFGTLSNGDVAYRFSYVMPPMYDLSVTWDF, from the coding sequence ATGAATACGTATCGTCAAATCACACGCAGCCATCGCCCTCTCGGGCTGGGCCTGTTGCTCATGCTGGGCACATCGCTGACTGCCCAAACCTCCAACGCTCCGGCTCCCGCGGGTTCGACGCCCGATGACGAAGTCGTGCAGCTCTCCCCCTTCGTGGTCGAGGCGGAATCGGGCTGGTCTGCCAATGAGACGCTCTCCGCCACCCGCACGAAGCAGGCCCTGAAGGATGTGCCGATCAACATCGACGCCATCACCGCCGACTTCATGGAGGACCTGAACATCGGACGGGCGGACGAGGTGATCAGCTTCATCGCCGGCGTTTTCGTCCCCGGCTTGATGGAAAATGACAATCAGCAGGACAACCTGGCCTTTCGCGGTCTGGCGCAACGCGGCAATCTCAGTCGCAACTATTTTCGCTGGTATGCGCCGTCAGACACTTACAACGTGGAACGTATCGACTTCGGCAAGGGTTCCAACTCGCTGATTTTCGGCGAAGGCGAGCCCGGTGGCCAGGGCACCGTCTTCACGAAACGCGCTCAATTCCGCAATTTCGGCAAGCTGTTCATGCAGGTGAACGACGAGGGCGCCTATCGCGTGCAGCTGGACGTCAACCGCAAGCTGCGCGACAACCTCGCAGTCCGGTTCAACGCGGTGGAGCGCATCGAGAAAACCTTCCAGGATGCCTCTGAGTTCGGCCTCAGTGGCATGACGGGCACCGTCACCTGGGAACCGTTCAAGGACACGCAGATCCGCGTCGAGTATGAGAAGGGCGACTTCGAGAGTTCCCGTGGTTACGCCGGCGTGAGCATCCGTGAAATCTCCGGCCGCTCCCGCGCCTTTCAGGGCGGCGTGACCTACACCTCGGACAACGAATACTTCTACTCGGCCGCCACGTCGCGCCCGCTGGTGCCCAACACCGACTTCACGCACCCGGCCGTGAATGGCGTGACGGTCTATCGCCTGCGCTCCTCCAACCCGGATCTCGCCTCGGGCAATCGTCCGTCCGGCGCGACCCTGTCGCTGCTCGAGGGGAGCTACATCGATGTCATCATGCGGAATGCGGCCGGCCAAAACGTGGGCGTGAAGCGCTTCGACGGCCTGCCGAAGCACTACAACATCCGTGGTGCCTTCGACCGGCAAGGCCGGCCGTTCACCGCCTTTACCACGACGATCGAACAAAAGATCGGCGACGTCGCCCTGGAACTCGCCTACAACCGCCAGGCGCAGCAGCAGGAACGCACGGACAACGTCTTCTCCAACACCATCGGCGTGGAGGTGAACGGGCGTCCGTTCATCGAATCAACGCTGGACAACAAGACTTTCGAGACCCTGACGCACGCGTTCCGCGCGACGGCGGTCTATAACTGGGATCACTTCAAGAATTTCCAGCAGCTGATCGTGGTTTCCGCCGAGTATCTGGAGGACAACGTCCTCAACAACCGCTGGATCTACGCCAACACCGCATTCGTCGATCAGGGGCTGGCGACCGATCTTAGCAGTCTGGATCGTGCCCGTATCCGCCTGTATCTTGACGACCCGCAGTTCTACTCGCGCGAACTCTTCGACCGTCTCAAGGCCCCCGTGATGCCCACGCTCCCGGGCCTGGTCACGATCAAGCCCATCCGCCGGCAGGACTTCATCTCCGCGGACGCCCGCTCCGGTGATGGCACGCGCTGGCGCCAGGCGTCTGCCGCGTCGGTTTCCATGTCCGGCAATTACTTCGGCGGGAAGCTTCAGTCGCTGGTCGGCCTGCGCCGCGACTTCAACCGCGTGTGGGATTGGAAATCGCCCCGCCGCGAAGGACCGTATCGGGAGGACGTCTTCACCGTGGTGAAGAACAAGGCCGAAGCCGGAGACTACGTGGAAAACAAGAACCTCCGCACTGCGACCACGAGCATCTCCACGGGCCTCACGTATCGTCTCACACGCAACATCAACCTCTACGGCACGTATTCGGAATCGTTCCTGTTTCAGGATGCATTCACCTTCGACAAGGTGCGCATCGGACCCGCGCAGGGCGAGACCAAGGAGATCGGCATCAAGGGTAACCTCTGGGACGACCGTTTGGCCGTCACCTTCGGCATGTTTGAGATCGACCGCGTCAACTCCATCAAGAGCTTCGATGGCGTTGGTCCCGACCTGAATGCCGACGAGTTGGAGGATCTAATGAATCCCAACAACCTCCTTCCGACGGATCCCCAATGGAAGGGCGCGATGCGCGACCGCAACAGCGCCTCGCGCAACTATCTCTCCACGGAGAGCTCGAAGGGCTTCGACGTCACCCTGATGGCGCGGCCGTTGGACGGCCTGCAGCTTCGCCTCACGCTGGCCATGGCTGACGTGAAAGGTGTGCCGGATCTGGGCTCGCTGCGGGGCTACTACGATGCCGCCGTGACCCGGGGCAACGAAAGCCCGGTGCTGCTCGCGGACGTCAAGCAGTTGCTCGAAATGATCGACCTGCCGAATCGCCCGACGGGCGCGCGCGCGGCCAAGTGGTCTGCCTCGTGGGTGGCCGACTATTCATTCTCGCGCGACGCCGGCCGGATATTGCGGGGCGTGCGTGTCGGCGTGAATGGTTCTTGGCGGGACAACTACCTGCTCGGCCGCACCGCCAGCGGTCTCGACGTCGAGGGTGGCCAGACCCACCTCGTCAATGCCTACATCATGCGCGACCAGAAGCTCTGGGGCCAGAAGGTGCGCGTGCGCCTGGGCGTCAAGAACCTGACCGACCTCGAAAACGGCGACTACCGCAAGACCAGCTTCGGCACGCTGAGCAACGGCGATGTGGCGTACCGCTTCTCGTACGTGATGCCACCCATGTACGACCTCTCGGTCACGTGGGATTTCTAA